A stretch of Meiothermus sp. QL-1 DNA encodes these proteins:
- a CDS encoding gamma-glutamylcyclotransferase, whose protein sequence is MEPEAVFVYGTLKQGERNFEVARRAGWVRSVPAYIEGFRLFHLPKGKSRPYAYPAVVAGEGRVWGEVQWFAELASALRLLDWLEDAGREYQRVAGWAYPQEGDPVRVWLYVYPSVQRVQGAQGIWLPEGVWPGEGRA, encoded by the coding sequence GTGGAGCCGGAGGCCGTCTTCGTATACGGCACCCTCAAGCAGGGCGAGCGCAACTTCGAGGTGGCCCGCCGGGCCGGCTGGGTGCGCTCGGTGCCCGCTTACATCGAGGGTTTCCGGCTCTTCCACCTGCCCAAGGGGAAAAGCCGCCCCTACGCCTATCCGGCCGTGGTGGCGGGCGAGGGGCGGGTGTGGGGCGAGGTGCAGTGGTTTGCCGAGCTGGCCTCGGCCCTCAGGTTGCTGGACTGGCTCGAGGACGCCGGGCGCGAGTACCAGCGGGTGGCGGGCTGGGCCTATCCCCAGGAGGGGGACCCGGTACGGGTTTGGCTCTACGTCTACCCCAGCGTGCAGCGGGTCCAGGGGGCCCAGGGTATATGGCTGCCCGAGGGGGTCTGGCCGGGGGAGGGCCGCGCCTAG
- a CDS encoding SagB/ThcOx family dehydrogenase: MDKHPGKLFYRLTRLFPGDSLPLGRVPAAKVYANPLESVELSEPVREGGPAVWRVLARVAPTAPKVGSSLTLAELSQVLAPLAVRREGRGYPSAGGAYPLEVYLAVQRLQDTFQGVYHYAAKQHQLEQLASGFDRRAWRSALLDLEAVEASAALLVFCAVPERSEAVFGLRGFRYALLEVGYAVGEVLVAATALGLQAYPAATFYDEEVRSLLLLPEGEHPVVVLLLGR; the protein is encoded by the coding sequence ATGGATAAGCACCCGGGCAAGCTGTTCTACCGTCTCACCCGCCTGTTCCCAGGGGACTCCCTCCCCCTGGGGCGGGTGCCGGCGGCCAAGGTCTACGCCAACCCGCTGGAGTCGGTGGAGCTTTCGGAGCCGGTGCGGGAGGGGGGGCCGGCGGTCTGGCGGGTGCTGGCCCGGGTGGCCCCTACCGCACCTAAGGTAGGCTCCTCCCTCACCCTGGCCGAGCTCTCGCAGGTGCTGGCCCCCCTGGCGGTGCGCCGCGAGGGGCGGGGCTACCCCTCGGCGGGGGGGGCGTACCCCCTCGAGGTCTACCTGGCGGTGCAGCGGCTGCAGGATACCTTCCAGGGCGTCTACCACTACGCCGCCAAACAGCACCAGCTCGAGCAGCTCGCCAGCGGCTTTGACCGCCGGGCCTGGCGCTCGGCCCTTCTGGATTTAGAGGCGGTGGAGGCTTCGGCGGCTTTGCTGGTCTTTTGCGCGGTGCCGGAGCGCTCGGAGGCGGTCTTCGGGCTGCGGGGCTTCCGCTACGCTTTGCTCGAGGTGGGCTACGCGGTAGGGGAGGTGCTGGTGGCCGCCACCGCTCTGGGCCTGCAGGCCTACCCCGCCGCCACCTTCTACGACGAGGAGGTGCGCTCCCTGCTCCTTCTGCCCGAGGGGGAGCACCCGGTGGTGGTGCTCTTGCTGGGGCGTTGA